The Myxococcota bacterium DNA window GCCGCAGCACCGTTCCGCGGCCGGCGTCGACCTGGAGCCGGACGCCGTCCACCTCGACCAGCGTCCCCGCGCCGGCCCGCTCTGGATCGGGGACCGGGACACCCGTTCCCGTGAGCACGACGCGGTTCATCGACCCGCCTCCTCTGTCCGTTTCTCGAGATGCTCGACGCGGCTGCCCAGCACGCCGGGCATGTACTCGATCAGCTCGACCAGGTTGCCGTCGGGGTCGCGGCACAGCACCACGGCCTCGATGCCGCTTCTCGGGTCGGGCGGATCGGGCGGCTTGGTGAAGACGATCCCGCGCCGGGAGAGGTCGGCGTAGGCGGCGCGCACGTTGCGCGTGCGCAGGGCGATGATGCGCGGCACGCGCTCCTCGATCGGCAAGTGACTCTGACCGTCGACGAGCACGGGCTCGATCCATTCGATCAGGTCCAGGCGCGTGTGGTGCTCCTCGGGGCCGAGCGCGAGCAGCGCGCCGCGGCCCTGGGCGCGCTTCATGCCGAAGTTCGCCGCCACGAACGCGGGCCAGACCACGTCGCGGTTGTCGCGCAGCAGCCGGAAGCCGAGCGTCTGGTAGAATGCGAGTGAGCGCTCGAAGTTGCTCGCGTTGACCGTGAAGTGGAAGATGCTTCGGACTTCCCAGTCACTCATCGGCCCTGCCCTCCGACGGCACGATACACGAGGCGCGCATTGAAGTTCGACGTGTTCTGCGAGATCCAGAAGGCGCGGCCCTTCCCGCCCGACCACGAGCGCGCGTTGTTCGCGGAGACGCTCGCGCAGGCGGTGCTCGCCGACGAGCTCGGCTTCGGCTGCTGGTGGGAGGTCGAGCACCACGGCGCGGTCGAGTTCTCGTGGAGCTCCGCGCCCGAGGTGTTCCTGACCGCGCTCTCCCAGCACACGCGCCGCATCCACCTGGGACACGCCGGCGTGCTGGCGCCGTTCCGCATCAACCACCCGCTGCGGGTCGCCGAGCGCGCGGCGCTGCTCGACGTGCTGTCGAACGGCCGGCTCGAGCTCGGGCTGGCGCGCTCGGGCGGGAACGAGTGGGACACCTTCCACGTCGACCCGGCCACCTCGCGCGCGGAGCTGGTCGAGGCCATGCGCATGATTCCGCAGATGTGGACGCAGGATGCGTTCGAGTGGGACTCACCGCTTCTGAACATCCCGCGCCGCAACGTGATTCCCAAGCCGGTGCAGAAGCCGCACCCGCGCCTGTGGCAGACCTGCGGCAGCCCCGAGTCCTTCCACCTGGCCGGCACGCTCGGCGCCGGCGCGCTCGGCACCACGCTGCTGACTCCGCTCGGCCAGATGGAGTCATTGCTCAAGGACTACCGGCGCGGGCTGGGTGAGTGCCGCGAGCCCGCGGGGAAGCTGGTGAACCGGCAGGCCGCGGTCTTCACCTTCGTGCACGTGTGCGAGTCGAAGAAGGAGGCGGTCGAGAGCGGCGCTTCGGCGGCCGCCTGCTGGTACGTGAACACCGCGCCCAGGATCTTCAATGCGCCGGCCGAGATCTGGTACGGACAGATCCGCGGCGGCTTCCTGGCCAACGACCCGTCCGCGACGCGCTCGCTCGAGTCGGGCGGCGGCGGCGACGTCGTGGCGGGCGCGCAGCGCGAGGTGCCGGTCGTGGCGCTGCTGAAGCGCCTGGCCGCGGGTGAGTCGGCCTCGAACGAGGAGATCTTCGAGACACTCGACCCGCTGCCCTCCGTGATCGTGGGCGA harbors:
- a CDS encoding VOC family protein yields the protein MSDWEVRSIFHFTVNASNFERSLAFYQTLGFRLLRDNRDVVWPAFVAANFGMKRAQGRGALLALGPEEHHTRLDLIEWIEPVLVDGQSHLPIEERVPRIIALRTRNVRAAYADLSRRGIVFTKPPDPPDPRSGIEAVVLCRDPDGNLVELIEYMPGVLGSRVEHLEKRTEEAGR
- a CDS encoding LLM class flavin-dependent oxidoreductase; the encoded protein is MKFDVFCEIQKARPFPPDHERALFAETLAQAVLADELGFGCWWEVEHHGAVEFSWSSAPEVFLTALSQHTRRIHLGHAGVLAPFRINHPLRVAERAALLDVLSNGRLELGLARSGGNEWDTFHVDPATSRAELVEAMRMIPQMWTQDAFEWDSPLLNIPRRNVIPKPVQKPHPRLWQTCGSPESFHLAGTLGAGALGTTLLTPLGQMESLLKDYRRGLGECREPAGKLVNRQAAVFTFVHVCESKKEAVESGASAAACWYVNTAPRIFNAPAEIWYGQIRGGFLANDPSATRSLESGGGGDVVAGAQREVPVVALLKRLAAGESASNEEIFETLDPLPSVIVGDVESCRKKIEAYREIGVDRLMCLVQYAGLPQERILRSLRTIGERLIPVYDR